The following coding sequences are from one Humulus lupulus chromosome X, drHumLupu1.1, whole genome shotgun sequence window:
- the LOC133803405 gene encoding stearoyl-[acyl-carrier-protein] 9-desaturase 6, chloroplastic-like produces MQLLASSSSSSSINLPWTPNSLQVSAVATPPPPRKLHRTHSMPPEEEEVFKSLEGWATKSILPLLKPVEKSWQPQDFLPDPTKPDDEFLDQVRALRDRTAELPDEYFVMLVGDMITEEGLPMYQTIMNSLDATRDKTGVCSSPWAQWTRAWTAEENRHGDLLRTYLYLSGKVDMVMVEKTIQYLIGAGMNVGMENNPYVGFVYTSFQERATFVSHGNIARMAKEGGDPVLARICGTIAADEKRHENAYMKIVEKLLEVDPNEAMLGIANMIRKKITMPGHLMYDGRDPKLFEHFTILAQKLGVYTTNDYANILEYLIGR; encoded by the exons ATGCAGCTACtggcatcttcttcttcttcttcttccataaaTCTTCCATGGACCCCAAACTCACTCCAAGTCTCCGCCGTGGCCACCCCACCTCCGCCGCGGAAGCTCCATCGAACCCACTCGATGCCACCAGAGGAAGAAGAGGTGTTCAAGTCGCTAGAGGGCTGGGCCACCAAATCCATTCTCCCGCTACTAAAGCCGGTGGAAAAGTCCTGGCAGCCTCAGGATTTCCTACCGGACCCGACAAAGCCCGATGATGAATTCTTGGATCAGGTCCGTGCATTACGTGATCGGACGGCTGAGCTTCCAGATGAGTATTTTGTTATGTTGGTTGGGGATATGATCACGGAGGAAGGTTTGCCTATGTACCAGACCATAATGAACTCCCTTGACGCTACCAGAGACAAGACTGGAGTTTGCTCCAGCCCCTGGGCTCAATGGACCCGTGCCTGGACCGCCGAAGAGAATCGCCACGGGGATCTGCTTCGAACTTATCTGTACTTGTCCGGTAAGGTCGACATGGTCATGGTTGAAAAGACCATCCAATACCTCATTGGAGCTGGCATG AACGTGGGAATGGAGAACAATCCGTACGTGGGATTTGTGTACACATCATTCCAAGAGCGTGCGACGTTTGTGTCCCACGGCAACATAGCTCGCATGGCGAAAGAGGGTGGGGATCCAGTGTTGGCACGCATATGTGGGACTATTGCAGCCGATGAGAAGCGTCATGAAAATGCCTATATGAAGATAGTGGAGAAGTTACTAGAAGTGGACCCCAACGAGGCCATGCTCGGAATTGCAAATATGATTAGGAAGAAGATCACAATGCCGGGACACCTTATGTATGATGGCCGTGATCCCAAGCTATTCGAGCATTTCACAATCCTGGCTCAGAAGCTTGGTGTCTATACAACTAATGACTATGCCAATATATTGGAGTACTTGATTGGGCGGTAG